The window AAGAAGCGGATGCTGGCGACAGGAAAGTCGCGCTCCTCGAGCAGACGACGCACGACGGCGCCGACCTGCCCGGTTGCGCCAACAACCCCGATGTTTACTCCTGCGCTCATCGGCCGGTCCCCCCGTAGACGATAGCTTCGCCCTCGGCGTCGAGGTCGAAAGCGGTGTGAATGATGCGAACGGCCTCTGGCACGATCTCTGCCCGGGTGACAACGCTGATGCGGATCTCACTGGTGGAGATCATGTCGATGTTGATTCCCGCGTCAGATAGCGCCGTGAAGAGCTGGGCCGAGACACCCGTGTTGGTGCGCATTCCGGCGCCAACGAGTGCGATCTTTCCGATGCCGTCGTCGTGCTGCAGCGTGGAGAATCCCACCTCGGCACGGCCGGCTTCGAGCGCTTCGAGCGCCGCGGGCACCTGCGACTTGGGCAGCGTGAACGAGATGTCGGCAACACCGGTGTTCACGGTTGACGCGTTTTGCACGATCATGTCGATGTTCGCGCCGGTCTTGGCCACGATCGTAAAGATGCGTGCTGCCGTGCCGGGAACATCGGGAACCCCGACGACGGTGATCTTGTCTTCGCTGAGATCAGCGGCAATTCCCGTGATGAGCGGCTCTTCCACGGTTTCTCCCTCTTTCGGATTCACCACAAGGGTGCCCTCGTTACGGCTGAACGAGGATCGGACGTGCAGCGTTACGCCATGACGACGCGCATATTCCACTGCGCGAATATAAAGAACCTTTGCCCCGGCTGCCGCAAGCTCAAGCATCTCTTCCGAGGTGATTCGATCGATCTTGTGAGCGGCGGGAACCATGCGGGGGTCTGTCGTGAAGATGCCATCGACATCCGTGTAGATCTCACACACCTCGGCACCGAGCGCGGCGGCCAGCGCGACAGCCGTGGTGTCGGATCCCCCACGACCGAGCGTGGTGATGTCGCCGGAATCCCGGTTGAAGCCTTGAAAGCCCGCGACGATGGCGATGTAGCCCTGGTCGAGCGCAGCACGAACGCGCAGCGGCGACACCTCAACGATGCGGGCGGCACCGTGCTTCTCGTCGGTCATCATGCCGGCCTGGCTGCCCGTGTATGACCGCGCCTCCTCGCCAAGGTCGCGAATCGCGAGGGCAAGAAGCGCCATAGAAATGCGCTCGCCCGCAGTGAGGAGCATGTCCATCTCGCGGCCGGCAGGCTCACTAGAGACCGCGTCAGCCAGGTCGAGCAGGTCGTCGGTGGTGTCGCCCATGGCGGAAACCACAACAACCACATCGTTGCCAGCACGACGGGTTTCGACGATTCGCTCGGCGACGCGCTTAATGCCGTCGGCATCGGCGACGGAGGAACCACCGTACTTCTGCACGATCAAGGCCACGCGAATATCTCCCGAAAGTCTGTGGGGGCAGGGGCTGTGCAGCTCAATGCCGCGCCAGGCATCCCATTGTATCGGCTAGTTCTCTACTAGCCGTCTCCCCTCGAACGCCCTGCCGAGGGTGACCTCGTCGGCATATTCGAGGTCCCCACCCACGGGCAGACCCGAGGCGAGCCGAGAAACCGTGAGGCCGGGCTGGATGAGGAGCCGCGACAGGTAGGTTGCCGTCGCTTCTCCCTCAAGGTTGGGATCGGTGGCGATGATGACCTCGGTCACCGTGCCGTCGGCGAGTCGTTGCATGAGCTGACGGATGCGAAGGTCGTCGGGTCCGATGCCATCGATAGGGCTGATTGCCCCGCCGAGCACGTGATAGAGGCCGCGGAACTCGCGGGTTCGCTCGATCGCGACAACGTCTTTGGCTTCTTCTACAACACAGATCGTGGCGGGCGAACGGCGGGGGTCGCGGCAGATCGTGCACGTCTCCTGCTCGCTCACATTGCCGCAGATGGCGCAGAA is drawn from Salinibacterium hongtaonis and contains these coding sequences:
- a CDS encoding aspartate kinase; this encodes MALIVQKYGGSSVADADGIKRVAERIVETRRAGNDVVVVVSAMGDTTDDLLDLADAVSSEPAGREMDMLLTAGERISMALLALAIRDLGEEARSYTGSQAGMMTDEKHGAARIVEVSPLRVRAALDQGYIAIVAGFQGFNRDSGDITTLGRGGSDTTAVALAAALGAEVCEIYTDVDGIFTTDPRMVPAAHKIDRITSEEMLELAAAGAKVLYIRAVEYARRHGVTLHVRSSFSRNEGTLVVNPKEGETVEEPLITGIAADLSEDKITVVGVPDVPGTAARIFTIVAKTGANIDMIVQNASTVNTGVADISFTLPKSQVPAALEALEAGRAEVGFSTLQHDDGIGKIALVGAGMRTNTGVSAQLFTALSDAGINIDMISTSEIRISVVTRAEIVPEAVRIIHTAFDLDAEGEAIVYGGTGR
- the recR gene encoding recombination mediator RecR, whose protein sequence is MYEGIVQELIDELGRLPGIGPKSAQRIAFHILQTETFDTTRLAEILMQIRERVRFCAICGNVSEQETCTICRDPRRSPATICVVEEAKDVVAIERTREFRGLYHVLGGAISPIDGIGPDDLRIRQLMQRLADGTVTEVIIATDPNLEGEATATYLSRLLIQPGLTVSRLASGLPVGGDLEYADEVTLGRAFEGRRLVEN